In a genomic window of Vanessa tameamea isolate UH-Manoa-2023 chromosome 31, ilVanTame1 primary haplotype, whole genome shotgun sequence:
- the LOC135194532 gene encoding uncharacterized protein LOC135194532, with protein MPSLTKKKIIIPRRVPSAVIPIRKPVFITADKTTCVECPCFPKEDRYVKNKKIKPRQQTPLTLYELAAKVVDGLTLTYVFDWSESDVARWLADDIGLHQYTECFLNNHINGRRLILLEDPSYLAQINIKDFEHIKIITSKIRKLFDMEMIRFSRNMNLPERKPLTLCTLFKSRTGPTWGIRRTWNRCDILRCMKILMPKPEYLDHWDRVWYQKPDLPKVKFCRIEKPFSIPSKHIPHYKAQPDVCREIIVPRKFIIQIEIPETEQYIWMEKRPEPITDDKPKIIDIKTRKSRFAIKKISLTGLKGKDLVLARRKMAKPKFLP; from the exons ATGCCATCTCTAActaagaagaaaataattataccacGACGTGTCCCGTCAGCCGTCATCCCTATTAGGAAGCCGGTTTTCATCACGGCTGATAAAACTACATGTGTAGAATGTCCATGTTTTCCCAAGGAGGATCGATATGTTAAGaataa gaaAATTAAACCCCGCCAACAGACCCCTCTGACATTATACGAATTGGCGGCAAAAGTCGTTGACGGCTTGACATTGACATATGTATTTGATTGGTCGGAATCTGACGTCGCAAGATGGCTGGCTGATGACATAGGTTTACATCAATATACG gaatgttttttaaataatcacatCAATGGCAGACGACTTATTCTACTGGAAGATCCATCGTATTTggctcaaataaatataaaagacttCGAACATATAAAG ataataacatcaaaaataCGCAAATTATTCGACATGGAAATGATAAGATTCTCAAGAAATATGAATTTACCTGAAAGAAAACCTTTGACCCTTTGTACCCTATTCAAATCTCGAACTGGACCTACATGGGGGATCAGACGGACGTGGAACAG ATGCGACATTCTTCGTTGTATGAAGATACTAATGCCGAAACCAGAATATCTGGATCATTGGGATCGTGTATG GTATCAAAAACCTGATTTACCGAAGGTCAAGTTCTGTAGGATTGAGAAACCTTTTTCAATTCCATCTAAACACATCCCCCACTACAAAGCTCAGCCAGATGTCTGTCGGGAGATTATA GTCCCACGTAAATTTATCATTCAAATAGAGATACCGGAAACCGAACAATACATATGGATGGAAAAGCGACCAGAACCAATTACAGACGATAAACCAaagattatagatataaaaacaagaaaatcGAGATTCGCCATTAAGAAGATCAGCCTGACCGGCTTAAAAGGGAAAGATCTGGTGCTCGCCAGACGAAAAATGGCGAAACCGAAATTTTTACCATAG